A segment of the Candidatus Doudnabacteria bacterium genome:
CTGGGATCCAAAAACAACCATGGCATTCGGGCAGTTCATCGGCTTCAGGGCGTATTCTTCGTTGTCTTTTGTTTTAACAACAAACATATCTTCCCAATAATGTTCGTAGTGGCCGGAAGTTTGATAAAGCTCTTTTTTATTCAGAAGAGGGGATACGATCTCTTGATAGTTGCGCTTGCTGTGTTCAAAGCGCCAAAAGTTGACCAGTTCGTTGTACATGATCACACCTTTGGGCAGCCAATAAGGCATGCCCGGAGAAGTGTGGTGGAACATGAACAACCCTAATTTAGGTCCTAATTTTTTATGGTCCCGTTTTTCCGCTTCTTCCTGCATTTTTAAGTATTCTTCCAAATGCAACTTAGTTGCAAATGCTAATCCGTAGATCCTTTGCATCTGCGGATTTTTTTGGTCCCCGCGCCAGTAGGCGCCGGAGATTTTAGAAAGTTTGAAACTTTGCGGATCTATCTCGGAAGTATTTTCCACGTGTCCGCCGCGGCACAGGTCAGTGAATTTTCCGGTTTTATACAAACTGACCTTTTCAACTTTTTCGCTTGATTTTTTTTCACCGGCTAAACTTGCCTCGGAGTTTAAAATTTTATCAGCTTCGGTCGTGCCAAACTTCTCAATATCTTTGATCAGTTCGATCTTAAACGGCTGATGAGCTTGATCAAAATAAGTTTTGGCTTCGTGAGTAGTCAATTCCTGCCGTTCGAAAGGGAGTTTTGATTTGACCAGTTCGCGCATGCGTTTTTCGATTTTCGCAATATCCTCGGGAGTCAGGGGGCGGGGGAGCAGGAAATCGTAAAAGAAACCGTTCTCGATCACAGGCCCGACGCCTAACTGGGCTTTCGGGAACATTTCGATCACAGCACTGGCTAAAATGTGAGCGAGCGAATGGCGGATGTTATGCAATTTTTCATCACTGATTTTCATAGATTTTGGTTAAAAAATACCCAAACGTCCTATGACGTTTGGGATCCTCGCGGATGGTTCCACCCAATCTTTGCTTCATTTTTTCCGTAACGCCGGAATTGTGCGGAGAACTCCATGGTTGGTGGCCATTTCTGCGTTCTCAAAACTTAAATAGATTATATAGCTCCCGGCGGTTTAGGGCAAGTTCGAGCCAAGAAGCTCTTTGATCTTCGATTTTAGTTCCTCATTCAGGTCTATCCGGAACGGCGTTTTGATCTTTTGCTGGTCGATCATAAGATTTACATTCAGATCGCCGGGAGCCGATTCAAACAGCTGTTTTAATTGGCCAAACAGTTCATCGGATGCGGCTGTCGGAATTTTGATAGTGACGGATGATTCTTGGGAAGGAGCTGTGGTTTCCGCGAACAGTTTTATCGTGTCAGCCAGAAATTTCGGCTCGCCGTCCTTGTCCGACATCTTGCCGGTCATGAGCACGATCTTTTCCGCCACGATAAGATCCTTGAACTGGCTGAATAAATTTGGAAAAACGATGACTTCTATTGTGCCGGTGGTGTCCTCCAGATCGATAAACGCCATTTGATCGCCTTTTTTTGTAAGAATTTTCTGGACCCTGGTAATAATTCCGCCAATGGTAGCGGTTGGTGTTCTGTTTTCTATGACTTGTTTGATAGATAAGGCCGATCTTTGCAATTTTGCAGCGTGTTCGGCAAGCGGATGAGAGGTAACATAAAGCCCCAGCAGTTCTTTTTCCCAAGCCAAACGTTCCCGCTCGGTTGCCGGTTCCACGTCGCGCAACTTCAATTTTGCATCAGGGATAAAATTTTCGCCAAATAAACTTGTTTGATTGTCAGCCGCCGCTTTTTGCAAATTTCGCGCAAACTCCAGAATTATTTCCGTATTGGCCAAAAGCTTGTTGCGCTCTCCCAAAGCGTCCAAAGCGCCTGACTTAGCCATTGCTTCCCAGGATTTTTTGTTGAAATTGCGCGTTTGCACCCGTTTGACGAAATCTTCGACGGAAGAAAATTTCCCGCCGGCTTTCCGCTGTTCGATAATGATGCTGATGATATCCGAACCTAGATTTTTGACGGCAGTCAGCCCGAACCGGATATTGCGTTCGTCTATGACCGTAAAGTTGGCCAGGCTTTCATTCACATCCGGTGGCAGGACCTGGATGCCCATGATTTTGCATTCTTCAACCGCTTCGGCAATGGTTTCCATATCGCCTGATTCGGCCGTCATCAGGGCGGCCATGAATTCCACGGTGTAATTGGCTTTCATGTAAGCCGTTTGGTAGCTGACAATGCCGTACGATGCGGCGTGGGCTTTGCCAAATCCGTAGGCCGCAAATGGCTCGATCAGTCCGAACAGCTGTTCCGCCCGGTAAGGCTCCATTCCATTTTTTACGCATCCTTTAATGAACTTTTCTTTTTGTTTGGCCATCTCAGCAGGGATCTTTTTACCCATAGCTTTGCGGAGTTTATCCGCTTCTTCCCACGAATAACCGGCAATATTAACAGCCGTTGTGAGTACGTCGTCCTGATACACCAGTAATCCCAGCGATCTTCCAAGATATGCCTGCATGCGCGGATCGAAATATTCGATCTTGCTGCGCTTATGCTGCCGGGTAATATATTCAGGAATGATCCCCATTGGGCCGGGGCGGTATAAAGCGATCATGGCCATGATGTCGAAAATGCTTTTTGGTTTTAGGTCCATCAGGTACCGCGTGATGCCGGACGAGCCCATTTGGAATACGCCGAATGTGTGGCCTTCGGACAGAAGTTTGAAAGTTTTTTCATCCGGATGAGGAAGATTTGCGATATCGATCTGCACTCCCTGTCTTTTCTCTGCAATTTTTACCGCGGCTTCCAGGGTGGACAAATTGCGGATGCCTAAAAGATCGAGTTTGACCACTCCCAATGCTTTTTCGCCGCTGGCATTGACGTCCAATGCGTACATATCGTATTGCGTGATGACGCGTTCGCCATCCGGTTCTTTTTGCAGCGGCATGTAGTCAGTCAGTTCGGTCGGGGTAATGACAATGCCGGCGGCATGCACAGAAGCGTGCCGTGCATTACCCTCCAGTTTTTTGGCAATGTCGAGGATCTTTTTTGTTTCCGGATCTTTTTCGTAAGCGGCTTTCAGGTCGGTATTTAAGTCCATGGCTTTGTCCAAGGTCATATGAAAACCCTGTTTGCCTGTAGGGATCATTTTGGCGATCTGGTCGCATTTGCCGTAGGCAACGCCCAACGCCCGCCCGACATCCCTTACCGCGGCTCTTGCCATCATAGTCCCGAAGGTAATGATCTGTGCGACTTTTTCAGCTCCGTATTTTTTTGTGATATAAGAGATCACTTCATCGCGGTGGTTGTCGGCAATATCCAGGTCGATATCGGGAGGAGTAGGGCGGTGTTCGGTTAAAAATCTTTCGAACGGCAGTTCATAATAAAGAGGGTCTACATTTGTAATGCCTAAGATGCGCCCGACAATGGACCCGGCCGCGCTTCCTCTGGTATTGGTGATGGCGCCAAGCTTATGAGCTCCTTCGACCACGTCCGCGACCATGAGAAAATAAGTGTCAAATCCTTTATTGATTATAATATTAAGCTCGTAATCAATTCGTTGTTTGATATCATCGGGGACAGCGCCATCCTTGCCGTAAAGCGGCAAAGCGCGGGCGTAAGTCAGCTCCCGCAGGTACTCGGCAGTTGTTTTGCCCTCCGGCACCTCAACTTTAGGAAAGTATCTTTGATTGGTTAAAATTTTAAGATTGCATTTTGCGGCAACCAAGGCCGTATTGGCCACGGCTTCGGGCAGATCCTTGAATCGTTCATACATTTTTTCCTCGGTCTTAAGCGACAGGTCGTATCCTCGCATATCCATGCGGTCCGTATCAGAAGTAGTCCTGCCCGTGCCGATGCAGAGCAGAACATCCTGCGCTTCAGCATCCTGCGGTTCAATATAATGGCAGTCAGCGGTGGCGACCAGCGTCAGATTTTCAGCTTTAGCCAAAGCGGCAAGTTTTTGGACCAGTTTTTTTTCATTGGCGTCGGGCAGGCGGCTGTTGCGCTGGATCTCAATATAATAATTATCCGGCCCGAAAATATCCAGGTATTTTTGCAGGATTTCGCGGGTTTCAGAATCGGATTTGTTCATGACGGCCCGGGCCAACTCGCCTCGCTGGCAGCCTGATAGGGCAATCAGCCCCTCGCTGTGTTTTTTTAAAACCTCCAGGTCAATCCGGGGTTTATAGTAATAGCCGTCGATATGGGCTACGGTCGTAAGTTTTAAAAGATTTTTGTATCCTGCCTGATTGGCCGCCAGCAGAGTCAAATGAAAATAGTCAGAATCAATCTTGCCATTTTTTTCTTGCAATGTCCGCGGGGCTACATAAGCTTCAACGCCGATGATCGGTTTGATCCCGGCTTCTTGGCATTTATTATAGAATTCAATGGCGCCGTACATCACCCCGTGGTCGGTCAAAGCCAAACTGTCCATGCCGAGTTTCTTGGCGGTGGATACCAGTTCGTTTATTTTCGGCAGTCCATCAAGCAGGGAAAAGTGCGAATGGACGTGCAAGTGAGTGAATTTGGACATAAGTAAGTCCATTATGGCAAAAGTCGCGTTACAGCGCAAAAAGTGATATAATTAGTCAAGATTTAAGACTTGAAACAAATATGGCACTAACGGATAACGACAGGATTCAGGAGTTATTTCTGGTCGTCGGCGACAAACTCGCTCCCGTGAACAAAAAATGGTGGTATGCCCTGGTCATTTTTCTGATCGTGCTGATCCCGTTTTATTATTTGGCGAAATATTCCTTCGTACAACTGATAATGAGCGGATATCATGCGCCGGAAATAGTTTATACTGCGGGGATCCAGGAATCTTTACAGATAATCGACAAGAAAATTTTTATTCTTGCGCCGAACACATATTCAGGTTACGTGAAAATAAAAAATATCAATCTGGAATGGGGAGTGCCCAGCCAGGATTATACGGCGGAATTTAAAACTTTGGGCGGGACCAGTATTGCAAAAATAAGCGATTCAACGTTTATCCTTCCGGCTTCCGAAAAACTAATCGTTTTTCCGCGTTTTACCTCACAAACCAAACCCGATGAGATCGACGTGACTTTGGGTGAGACGCAGTTTATCCAAAAACCCGATGTGACGGTCAATTATGAACTTCAACGCGTGAATCTTCAGAATAACCCCGCAGGCTTTTCTATGACGGCCGGGATAAAAAACACAATGGCTTTCACGGTCGGGCAGATCGATCTGCCTGTAGCTGTTTACGACAGCAATAATAATATAGTTGCCGTCAATTTTACGACCATTAACGATGTTCTGTCCGGTGAAACCAGGACATTCACATATTCCTGGCCGGGCGCAGTGGCCGGCGCAGTCCGGGCGGAGATCAATCCGGAGATCAATATATTTGACCGGAATATATTTTCGCAGCCCGCCGGAGTCTCGCCATTCGACAGTTCAACGCAGCCCGCGCCCGCATCTCCATGAGAAATTGGTTTGCGAATTTCCGTTATTTTGACCTTTATATTTTCGGCAGCAGCACTCTGCTGCTGATTTTGGGTTTGCTCATGATCTATTCCACCACGCTTGCCAGCCCGACCAATCTTCTAAGCCATCAGCTGGTGTTCGCCGTCCTGGGATTTATTGCGATGTTCCTGCTGGCTTTTTATGACTACAGAAAACTTAAAAAGAGTACGGGGTTTTTCTATGTCCTGATCATATTAAGCCTGCTGCTGGTGTGGTTCTTGGGCCATAATGTCCGCGGATCGACCCGGTGGATCGATCTTGGGATCTTCCGCGCCCAGCCGGCGGAGTTTGCCAAACTGATAATGGTTGTGATCATGGCCAAATTCCTGGATCAAAGCGGCGAAAAATTGAAAGACATCAGGTATGTTCTCCTGTCGGCTGTTTATGTCAGCATTCCGGCAATACTGGTCTTGATCGAGCCGGACCTGGGTTCGGCCCTGGTTATTTTTTTCACCTGGCTGGGCATGCTGCTGTTCTCCAAGATGAATAAAAAACATTTGGGCATCCTGCTTTTAATTGCCGTCCTGGTTTCTTCCTTCAGCTGGTTCTTTGTGCTCCATGATTATCAGAAAAACCGCATTTATACTTTTTTGGACCCGAGCCAGGATCCGCGGGGCAGCGGCTATAATGTCCTGCAATCAATAATCGCCGTAGGCTCAGGCAGCATTACGGGCCGGGGAGTGGGCAGGGGGCTGCAATCCCAGCTGAAATTCTTGCCGGAGCGGCAAACTGACTTTATCTTCGCTTCTACTGCAGAGGAATTGGGCTTGGTGGGAAGCCTGTTCATCCTGAGCATGTTCGCCATATTGTTTTTCGGCCTGGTCCGGGCGATCAAGCATGCCAGGGATAACTTCGGAATGTATCTGACCCTGGGGATTTTTTTCATGCTATTGTCGCAAGTGCTGATAAATATCGGCATGAATGTCGGACTGCTTCCCGTCACCGGCATTCCTTTGCCGCTTTTAAGTTACGGCGGATCCTCACTTCTGACCACTATGGCGGCACTGGGATTAGTGCAAAGCGTTGTGGCCCGCCAGAAGGCTGTGAAGTTCGGCAACTGATCTTTGGTTGACGCCAAAAATATTAGCCCTTACAATATAAGCATCTATGCCGAAGTTTGATTTCAACAAAATCGTCCAGTGGCTGGCTTATATTTTGAAGTGTCCGGTTTGCGGGCACCAGTATACGCCGGAACAAACCAAGATCATTGATACGGGGGAAGAAAAACCGCTTTCCGGCCGCAGCCTTCTGGTCCACACTGACTGTGACCGGTGCAAAAGCTCGGTGGTATTTTCCATTGCGATTGACGGACCCGAGATCTTTTCCATCGGCATGGTGACAGACCTGACCAGCCAGGATACATCCAAATTTAAAAATGCCAAACCTATCACCACGGATGAAGTTTTGGCTACTCACGAATTTTTAAGGGGTTTTGACGGGGACTTCAAATCTGCTTTGAAATAGCTTTGACCTATTCATCAGAAGATGTTATTATATTGCGGCTATGGAAAATATTGCAATTGAAGCGACCAAACGAACTATTTTGGGCAAACGGGTAAAAACATTGCGTCAGGCAGGAAAGCTGCCCGGCATTTTGTATGGGCACAATACAGAGACAGCAGAAATCGAAATTAAGGAAAAAGATTTTTCCAAGGCATTTAAGCAGGCGGGTGAATCAACGCTGGTCAATCTGGTTATGGACGGCAAAACCACGCCGGTCTTGATCTACGATGTCCAGCACCACTATCTGAACGGCCAGCCACTGCATGTGGATTTTTATGCCGTGAACATGACCGAAAAACTGAAGGTCCGCGTGCCAATCCAGTTCACCGGCGAATCGCAGGCGGTAAAGGGCTTAGGCGGGACTTTGCTTAAGAATCTTTCCGATGTTGAGGTGGAATGTTTGCCGGCTGATATTCCTAAATATTTTGAAATCGACATCAGTTCGTTGAACACATTTGAAGATGCTATCCGCATCCAGGACCTGAAAGTCAGCGACAAGGTAACAATTCTGGCTAAACCGGATGAAGTGATCGTCAATGTCGCGCCTCCCCGAACCGAAGAAGAGATGAAAGAATTATCCGAAAAACCGGTTGTTGAAGATGTAACCTTGGTTGAAGGGGTATTA
Coding sequences within it:
- the thrS gene encoding threonine--tRNA ligase, with translation MKISDEKLHNIRHSLAHILASAVIEMFPKAQLGVGPVIENGFFYDFLLPRPLTPEDIAKIEKRMRELVKSKLPFERQELTTHEAKTYFDQAHQPFKIELIKDIEKFGTTEADKILNSEASLAGEKKSSEKVEKVSLYKTGKFTDLCRGGHVENTSEIDPQSFKLSKISGAYWRGDQKNPQMQRIYGLAFATKLHLEEYLKMQEEAEKRDHKKLGPKLGLFMFHHTSPGMPYWLPKGVIMYNELVNFWRFEHSKRNYQEIVSPLLNKKELYQTSGHYEHYWEDMFVVKTKDNEEYALKPMNCPNAMVVFGSQLRSYKDLPLRLSDTDTLHRNEISGALNGLLRVREFRQDDAHCFVSEDQIGQEYEEIFEIVEKFYSIFGLEYSFRIGTRPDNFMGDIKTWDKAEKTLKDVLKKSVQKFTIAEKDGAFYGPKVDILMKDAIGRQWQMGTIQLDFQQPLRFKLEYTAADGTKKTPVAIHRVIYGSLERFIGILIEHYAGAFPVWLSPVQVKILPITEKQNKYAETVLKELKENGIRVELDDRNESVGKKIRDAEMEKVPYMLIVGEKEVAAKSVAVRARNQKDLGAMKTDKFIKKVSGEIQNRE
- the dnaE gene encoding DNA polymerase III subunit alpha codes for the protein MSKFTHLHVHSHFSLLDGLPKINELVSTAKKLGMDSLALTDHGVMYGAIEFYNKCQEAGIKPIIGVEAYVAPRTLQEKNGKIDSDYFHLTLLAANQAGYKNLLKLTTVAHIDGYYYKPRIDLEVLKKHSEGLIALSGCQRGELARAVMNKSDSETREILQKYLDIFGPDNYYIEIQRNSRLPDANEKKLVQKLAALAKAENLTLVATADCHYIEPQDAEAQDVLLCIGTGRTTSDTDRMDMRGYDLSLKTEEKMYERFKDLPEAVANTALVAAKCNLKILTNQRYFPKVEVPEGKTTAEYLRELTYARALPLYGKDGAVPDDIKQRIDYELNIIINKGFDTYFLMVADVVEGAHKLGAITNTRGSAAGSIVGRILGITNVDPLYYELPFERFLTEHRPTPPDIDLDIADNHRDEVISYITKKYGAEKVAQIITFGTMMARAAVRDVGRALGVAYGKCDQIAKMIPTGKQGFHMTLDKAMDLNTDLKAAYEKDPETKKILDIAKKLEGNARHASVHAAGIVITPTELTDYMPLQKEPDGERVITQYDMYALDVNASGEKALGVVKLDLLGIRNLSTLEAAVKIAEKRQGVQIDIANLPHPDEKTFKLLSEGHTFGVFQMGSSGITRYLMDLKPKSIFDIMAMIALYRPGPMGIIPEYITRQHKRSKIEYFDPRMQAYLGRSLGLLVYQDDVLTTAVNIAGYSWEEADKLRKAMGKKIPAEMAKQKEKFIKGCVKNGMEPYRAEQLFGLIEPFAAYGFGKAHAASYGIVSYQTAYMKANYTVEFMAALMTAESGDMETIAEAVEECKIMGIQVLPPDVNESLANFTVIDERNIRFGLTAVKNLGSDIISIIIEQRKAGGKFSSVEDFVKRVQTRNFNKKSWEAMAKSGALDALGERNKLLANTEIILEFARNLQKAAADNQTSLFGENFIPDAKLKLRDVEPATERERLAWEKELLGLYVTSHPLAEHAAKLQRSALSIKQVIENRTPTATIGGIITRVQKILTKKGDQMAFIDLEDTTGTIEVIVFPNLFSQFKDLIVAEKIVLMTGKMSDKDGEPKFLADTIKLFAETTAPSQESSVTIKIPTAASDELFGQLKQLFESAPGDLNVNLMIDQQKIKTPFRIDLNEELKSKIKELLGSNLP
- the rodA gene encoding rod shape-determining protein RodA — protein: MRNWFANFRYFDLYIFGSSTLLLILGLLMIYSTTLASPTNLLSHQLVFAVLGFIAMFLLAFYDYRKLKKSTGFFYVLIILSLLLVWFLGHNVRGSTRWIDLGIFRAQPAEFAKLIMVVIMAKFLDQSGEKLKDIRYVLLSAVYVSIPAILVLIEPDLGSALVIFFTWLGMLLFSKMNKKHLGILLLIAVLVSSFSWFFVLHDYQKNRIYTFLDPSQDPRGSGYNVLQSIIAVGSGSITGRGVGRGLQSQLKFLPERQTDFIFASTAEELGLVGSLFILSMFAILFFGLVRAIKHARDNFGMYLTLGIFFMLLSQVLINIGMNVGLLPVTGIPLPLLSYGGSSLLTTMAALGLVQSVVARQKAVKFGN
- a CDS encoding 50S ribosomal protein L25, with amino-acid sequence MENIAIEATKRTILGKRVKTLRQAGKLPGILYGHNTETAEIEIKEKDFSKAFKQAGESTLVNLVMDGKTTPVLIYDVQHHYLNGQPLHVDFYAVNMTEKLKVRVPIQFTGESQAVKGLGGTLLKNLSDVEVECLPADIPKYFEIDISSLNTFEDAIRIQDLKVSDKVTILAKPDEVIVNVAPPRTEEEMKELSEKPVVEDVTLVEGVLKPEETPEAVAGDEKAEKPEKKEEKK